In Ovis canadensis isolate MfBH-ARS-UI-01 breed Bighorn chromosome 11, ARS-UI_OviCan_v2, whole genome shotgun sequence, the DNA window TGTCCTCCTGTCCTCAGAGAAGGTGGGTGCAGGTGGGTGGAAGAAGCCCCCTCGTCACCGACCTGACAAGACTCGTGGTTGCCTTACTTCTGCTGTTCCACATAGAGCCACTCCTTAGAGTCAATCACCCAGGGCGTTTGCGAGAGAAATCTCTCTCTGAAAAGTAATGCCAACGTTTCTTCTGCCTTACGGATGAGATAAATAGTAACTGCTAGCCCTCTTTGATCATTCCCTGGCAAGTGGCACATAGGCCCGTCAGAATTTGGTGATAGGTTACTTCTTATAGACACATTCTCTGCCAGCTGATACCAAGACCCTGGGAGGGGTAAACACGATGACTCAAACGGGTCGGGTGAGTTCACAGTGAAACAGCTCAACGCCACAAGTTTCTGAAGGCTCTCCTTGCACATCTTGATTATAAGACATAAGGTTTTTATAGGCAGCTCATTACACTATCAATTTGgatatgtttaacattttatgGTCCGTGCTATTTTCCTTTCTACTCTCTATTATTATTTGTCCTTGTAGCCTATCTTTGTTCCTTATTACTGAAATAGTATACTTCCAACTGATAATACAAGTGTATGGAATAATTAAAAGAGATGAAATTTAAATTAATCAATTAGGCTTCTTGGTAGCCTCCCTAAATACAATAGTtgctagccaaaaaaaaaaaattaaacaattgtATATAATGTAATGTTTAGATATCTTTTATCAAGCTTAACCTGCTCTATTCATCTTTCATCACCATCAAAGATAGGTGTCACATTCTTCAAAAGCTCTGTTTATATATAACTACTTGCCTTACGGTGATTGGCTAGAGAGAAAGAAACGCTGGGTGGTAGGTAGCCGTCACAGTTAAGATTCAGGACTACATTTGGGATTCCACGGAAATCCTATTTAAAGTCAGCAGGGCCTTCTGGTACGGGGCTTCCTTACATTCCTCGGGGGCAGAGGGGGTGGTCTCCTCTGGGTTTTCCGAGCTGCTGACAATGGCCACGGCGCTGAACGACCTTCTTCTGACCTTGGCGTCGGGCGGGGCAGATGCTCGCACGGGCGGGGCCTTCTCCACGCCGTGGAGCTGCTGGTCTTTCCAGTCGAGCTGCTTGGCGCTGCAGAAGGGGGCGTAGACCTCCGCGCTGCCCTCGAACTGCAGGCAGTTCACTTTGTAGTACTTCCGCTTCACTTCCAGGACGTCGTGAAACCTGTGGCCCCAGAGGATTTCCCGGGGGACGTACGAGCTCCGGGACTGGTGGGACGTCCCGGTGGAGTCCCCGGTGTAGATGAACGTCACCAGGATCTCAAAGTTGTCCCTGGCCACGGCCTTCCGGTCGAGCGCGTAGAGGGGGCTGTCGCGGTCGATCTCGTGCACGACGGTCACGGGGGTGACGAGGATGATCTGGTCGTTGAGCAGCCGCAGGTCCTTGAAGAGCATGGTCACGCGCCCCTCGCCGTCCTCCGCGTAGCGCAGCAGCTGCGCGCGGACCGTGCCCTCCACCACGTGGTTGGGGCGGAAGTCCCCGATGCGCCACGTGAGGCAGAGCCTGCCGTCGCGCATGCCCACCAGCGCGAAGGAGCTGAACCGGATGGTCTGCGCCCGCTTCCGGGCCGTGGCCATCTTGGCCAGGGCCGCGCCGATGATGAAGGTGTTGATGACGCAGCTCAGGACGGACTGCAGGATGACCGCGAGCACGGCCAGCGGGCACTCCTCGGTGACGCAGCGGTAGCCGTAGCCGATGGTGGTCTGGGTCTCCAGGGAGAAGAGGAACGCCGCGGTGAAGGAGCGGACGTTGTCCACGCAGGGCGCGGCGTCCGGGCCGCCGTCCTGCAGGTCGCCGTGCTGGAAGGCTATGAGCCAGAAGACCAGGCCGAAGGTCAGCCAGGAGAGGACGTAGGACAGCGAGAAGATCACGAACATGTGGCGCCACTTGGTGTCCACGAGCGTGGTGAAGATGTCCGCCACGTAGCTGCCCCACTCCCCGGAAATGTGCCTGAAGTACACGTTGCAGCTGCCGTCCTTGTGCAGCAGGCGCCTCCTCGCTCCGCGCTTCTCGGCCAGAAGGTGCTCCGGGGCGTACCCCGGGCCCCTGGGGTCCACGCTGACGATGGGGTAGCTGCTGCCGTAGTAGCTCATGCTCTCCAGTGCCCTTGGGGGTGTATCCGGGCGACCGCTGGGGAAGCAAGGGTCCTAGGAGCGCGGCTATTTGCGAGCTTGGGTTTTTTCACTTcaaatctgaaaaacagaaaattccaCACGCTTCTTTAGCTTTCAATTTCCGTCTTTAGAGCAATTGGCCCAATTCGAAGCAATTTGATGCCGTCTGAAACAGCTCAGACTTCATCTGAACGGCAGAGACATTAAGTATCGATCACTCATTTCAGTTTAGAATCCAGCTCCGTCATTACAGGACCAAAATATGCAATtagagaaaataacatttttatacatGCATAAGGCTTCAGCAAACACTGTGA includes these proteins:
- the KCNJ16 gene encoding inward rectifier potassium channel 16, producing MSYYGSSYPIVSVDPRGPGYAPEHLLAEKRGARRRLLHKDGSCNVYFRHISGEWGSYVADIFTTLVDTKWRHMFVIFSLSYVLSWLTFGLVFWLIAFQHGDLQDGGPDAAPCVDNVRSFTAAFLFSLETQTTIGYGYRCVTEECPLAVLAVILQSVLSCVINTFIIGAALAKMATARKRAQTIRFSSFALVGMRDGRLCLTWRIGDFRPNHVVEGTVRAQLLRYAEDGEGRVTMLFKDLRLLNDQIILVTPVTVVHEIDRDSPLYALDRKAVARDNFEILVTFIYTGDSTGTSHQSRSSYVPREILWGHRFHDVLEVKRKYYKVNCLQFEGSAEVYAPFCSAKQLDWKDQQLHGVEKAPPVRASAPPDAKVRRRSFSAVAIVSSSENPEETTPSAPEECKEAPYQKALLTLNRISVESQM